TACCGAACTGGTGGTTGTTGAACAAGGAGGTCATGCCGAAAATATGTTCAGGGAAGATTTTAAAGTTGACCTTTCCACAAATAATTATGCCGAAGAAAACCAAGAGGCAGAAACCCATTTGCTTAAATTAAATCAGGTTACCGATGAAGCTGAAGGCGTATACCTGGCTCTGGTTCCACAAGATCAAAGATGGATGATCACAGGCGTTTTGGATGTTTATATTGTGAATCATACCCCATTTGATATTTTATATAATTTAATGTTGAAAGATTCAAAAGGTGCTTATACCGGTTACGATTATAATTCAATCGAATCTGAATCTGCATTACTCATCAATAGTCTTGAAAGGGATGAAATGGAAGCGTGGAAGGAAGGGGTCATTCAGATTCTTTACCACAATATGAAATCGGGTAGTGCTATGATGCCAGCCAATGCGGTTTTCAGAATTAAGAGCAATAAACTGAATAACGAAAATAGTTATCATTATTCAGCTTTAGTAAAACAGAAGGCTTTGGTTTTTTCTTTAAACGAAATGCTTAATCAGGAAAAGTTCGGTGCAGAACAGTTTAAAGGGGAGGATAAAGAACCACAAATTGTTAGGGCAGCAGAAAAAAAAGAAGTACCATTGATTGACAGGCATCAGATTTTACCGAGAATTGCTGAGGTAGATCTACATATTGCCGAATTGATCGATAACATTTCGGGAATGGAAAG
This genomic window from Bacteroidota bacterium contains:
- a CDS encoding DUF2027 domain-containing protein; the encoded protein is MGLKVGDRVKFLNESGGGVVSKILNPKMVNVAVEDGFDIPTMITELVVVEQGGHAENMFREDFKVDLSTNNYAEENQEAETHLLKLNQVTDEAEGVYLALVPQDQRWMITGVLDVYIVNHTPFDILYNLMLKDSKGAYTGYDYNSIESESALLINSLERDEMEAWKEGVIQILYHNMKSGSAMMPANAVFRIKSNKLNNENSYHYSALVKQKALVFSLNEMLNQEKFGAEQFKGEDKEPQIVRAAEKKEVPLIDRHQILPRIAEVDLHIAELIDNISGMESRDMFALQKKYFRDCLESAILHNYKKVTFIHGVGNGILKNAIITMLKEYESVEVHGASISKFGLGAIDVIIKPWE